One Coccinella septempunctata chromosome 1, icCocSept1.1, whole genome shotgun sequence DNA window includes the following coding sequences:
- the LOC123310959 gene encoding cyclin-dependent kinase 9 produces the protein MQPASAREMKFNPPQVMSLREKEEYISNFNFPFCDESTKYEKVAKIGQGTFGEVFKARDKKNPKKFVAMKKVLMDNEKEGFPITALREIRILQLLKHENVVNLIEICRTKASAANRYRSTFYLVFDFCEHDLAGLLSNVNVKFSLGEIKKVMQQLLNGLYYIHSNKILHRDMKAANVLITKNGVLKLADFGLARAFSINKNGPNRFTNRVVTLWYRPPELLLGERNYGPPVDLWGAGCIMAEMWTRSPIMQGNSEHQQLTLISQLCGSITPEAWPGVENLDLFKKMELPQTQKRKVRERLKPYLKDPYAIDLLDRLLVLDPSKRADSDTALNHDFFWTDPMPCELGNMLANHTQSMFEFLAPQRRATQQTRHHTLPRPTVSTIQDGGYQDRVF, from the exons ATGCAACCTGCTAGTGCCAGAGAAATGAAGTTCAATCCTCCTCAAGTGATGAGCTTGAGGGAAAAGGAGGAATATATATCGAATTTCAATTTTCCGTTTTGTGATGAATCTACCAAGTACGAGAAAGTGGCCAAAATTGGTCAAGGCACTTTTGG AGAAGTATTCAAAGCTCGAGATAAAAAGAATCCTAAGAAGTTTGTTGCTATGAAGAAAGTTCTCATGGATAATGAAAAAGAAGGG ttTCCTATAACGGCTTTGAGAGAAATACGAATTCTGCAACTTTTGAAACATGAAAATGTTGTGAATTTGATTGAGATATGCAGGACTAAAGCCTCAGCTGCCAACAGATATCGTTCAACATTTTATCTAGTGTTTGACTTTTGTGAACATGATCTTGCCGGATTACTATCTAATGTTAATGTGAAATTTAGCTTAGGAGAAATCAAAAAGGTGATGCAACAGTTGTTGAATGGCCTCTATTACATACATAGCAATAAAATCTTGCATAGAGATATGAAGGCTGCTAATGTTCTCATCACCAAGAATGGCGTTCTTAAACTGGCCGATTTTGGTTTAGCGAGAGCTTTCAGTATCAACAAAAATGGTCCAAACAG ATTCACCAATAGGGTGGTCACATTATGGTATCGACCTCCTGAACTTTTGTTAGGTGAGCGTAATTATGGCCCCCCTGTGGACTTGTGGGGCGCTGGTTGTATAATGGCAGAGATGTGGACTAGATCCCCCATCATGCAAGGAAATAGTGAGCATCAGCAATTGACCCTCATTTCTCAATTGTGTGGGTCTATAACACCTGAAGCATGGCCCGGCGTTGAGAATTTAGACTTATTCAAAAAGATGGAACTCCCGCAGACTCAAAAAAGAAAG GTTAGAGAACGCCTAAAGCCTTACTTGAAAGATCCCTATGCTATTGACCTCTTGGACAGACTTCTTGTACTGGATCCAAGCAAAAGGGCTGACTCAGACACAGCTTTGAATCACGATTTCTTCTGGACTGATCCAATGCCATGCGAGCTTGGAAATATGCTTGCGAATCACACACAAAGTATGTTCGAGTTTTTGGCTCCTCAGAGGAGGGCCACCCAACAAACACGACACCATACTTTGCCGAGGCCTACTGTTTCAACCATTCAGGATGGTGGTTACCAAGACAGAGTTTTTTAG
- the LOC123310643 gene encoding uncharacterized protein LOC123310643, with protein sequence MNIVYPNQFLFLSHYFIKKKMALTTVNAVVSRYRTAEKYEVGVPQRFSQPRIHIRKRHTRHKSEDISRAMYLPIAGENCSKHINDDNYITQPIKEETDREKRKNFIRSLLSKFIPCCR encoded by the exons ATGAATATTGTATATCCAAATCAGTTTCTTTTCCTATCTCATTACTTCATTAAGAAAAAAATGGCTTTGACTACAGTAAATGCAGTGGTTTCACGTTATAGAACAG CTGAGAAATACGAAGTTGGTGTACCACAAAGATTTTCACAACCTCGTATTCATATAAGGAAGAGGCATACTAGACATAAAAGTGAGGATATTAGTAGGGCAATGTATCTACCAATTGCAGGTGAAAATTGTAGTAAACATATCAACGACGATAACTATATAACACAACCGATCAAGGAAGAAACAGAcagagaaaaaagaaaaaattttattcgatCCCTATTGTCAAAATTCATTCCTTGTTGTAGATGA
- the LOC123310652 gene encoding rho GTPase-activating protein gacJ: MISAGVDGRLPYMTYPEPWRGPPKQPPAEFLRPAPKPLPNNRYNGMIASSPNGTRLAPPQRPITTKYAPQPSIITPVNLAQHKEETPMEDLQQFNAYARLFPHNAHFTPFAHYPALYPHYAHTMMRQANFPQTPLSPLETFSPTTPTGTTSSTFLSPSYSPPSVLKPSQTIVREKRTPPHTQTSQIPSPNQGSFKVPSGKEGSLKHRILVRPEDVPRSTNSGPLDLQKPVEASRKRLMASMSPPRSPKRYHNSNTMNNVGFSAGSLIQLASGGLKKVEEMKTEDFICSADNNAELRLEESTVVKIDENKTTGNINVTLSYNQRRMQVTVESTIEHPYFIYGQGWASYSPEKTFQCYGLKVNRLQVGDILVSLTPREPPREHKYQPERSSTVVTTTMTSALQPQVSSTVSTSSNHHESQPQTQPLNLHNSNQPHRTLSPDSLAARKRRWSAPDQISEEEINSRRHRGE, from the exons ATGATTTCGGCAGGCGTTGATGGACGATTGCCTTACATGACCTACCCCGAGCCTTGGCGGGGACCGCCTAAGCAGCCCCCTGCTGAATTCTTGAGGCCGGCCCCCAAACCACTACCCAACAATAG GTACAATGGCATGATAGCCTCTTCCCCAAATGGCACGAGACTGGCGCCTCCCCAGCGACCCATCACCACCAAATACGCACCCCAACCTTCCATCATAACCCCAGTCAACCTAGCCCAGCATAAGGAAGAGACGCCCATGGAAGACTTACAGCAGTTCAACGCCTATGCGAGGCTTTTTCCGCACAATGCGCATTTCACGCCATTCGCCCACTATCCAGCCCTCTACCCGCATTACGCCCACACGATGATGCGTCAAGCAAACTTCCCTCAAACCCCCCTATCGCCCCTCGAAACGTTCTCACCCACGACCCCCACAGGAACCACCAGTTCAACCTTCCTGTCGCCATCTTACAGCCCTCCCTCAGTCTTGAAACCCTCCCAAACGATAGTCAGAGAAAAGAGGACGCCTCCCCACACCCAAACCTCCCAAATACCCTCTCCCAACCAAGGTAGCTTCAAGGTACCCTCGGGAAAGGAAGGGTCCCTGAAGCACAGGATATTGGTGAGGCCGGAGGATGTGCCGAGGAGTACGAATTCCGGACCGTTGGACCTGCAGAAACCCGTCGAGGCTAGCCGGAAGAGGCTGATGGCGTCCATGTCACCTCCGAGGTCTCCGAAGAGGTACCACAACAGCAACACGATGAACAACGTTGGTTTTTCGGCCGGATCTCTGATACAGTTGGCCAGTGGGGGTTTGAAGAAGGTGGAAGAGATGAAAACGGAAGATTTTATATGTTCGGCTGATAATAACGCGGAACTGAGGTTGGAGGAGAGCACTGTGGTGAAAATAGACGAGAACAAGACGACTGGAAACATAAATGTTACGCTCAGCTACAATCAGAGGAGGATGCAG GTTACCGTAGAATCCACAATAGAGCACCCATACTTCATCTACGGACAAGGATGGGCTTCCTACAGCCCAGAAAAAACGTTTCAGTGTTACGGACTGAAAGTGAACAGGTTACAAGTGGGCGATATCCTTGTATCCCTCACTCCAAGAGAACCACCACGTGAACACAAATACCAACCAGAAAGGAGTTCAACAGTTGTGACCACGACGATGACGTCTGCCCTACAGCCGCAGGTTTCGTCGACAGTGTCAACCAGCTCAAACCATCATGAAAGTCAGCCTCAAACACAACCATTGAACCTACACAATTCGAATCAGCCCCATAGGACCCTATCTCCAGACAGCCTGGCCGCCAGGAAAAGGAGATGGTCAGCTCCAGATCAAATCAGCGAAGAGGAGATCAACAGTAGGAGGCATCGTGGCGAGTAA